From the Deinococcus seoulensis genome, the window GTGACCCCCACCCCCGGCCTGCACGCCCCGCTGCGCGCCATCGTGGACGAGATCGTGGACCGCGGCGAGAGCCTGCCGGTCATCCTGCGCTTCCCGCAGGTCATCACGGGCCGCGTCAAGCACCTGAACGAGTCCTTCCAGGCCGCCATTCAGGAGTACGGGTACACCGGGCACTACCAGGGCGTGTTCCCCATCAAGGTCAACCAGCGCCGCATGGTCGTCGAGAGTGTCGCCGCCGCCGGGTACGACTACGCGCACGGCCTGGAGGCCGGCAGCAAGGCCGAACTGGCGCTGTGCCTCGCGCAGAAGATGCACCCCGACGCGCTGCTGTGCTGCAACGGCTTCAAGGACGACGGCTTCATCAAGCTGGCACTGTGGGGCCGCACGCTCGGCAAGAACGTGGTCATCACCATCGAGAAGTACAGCGAACTCGACCGGATCCTCAAGCAGGCCAAGGCGCTCGGCGTTCGCCCGGCCATGGGGGTGCGCTTCAAGCTGCACGCGCGCGGCTCCGGGCAGTGGGAGGAGAGCGGCGGGGATCAGGCGAAGTTCGGCCTGAACGCCTACGAACTGCTGCGCGTCGTCGAACGCCTGCGTGAAGAGGACATGCTGGACACGCTGGTCATGCTGCACACCCACATCGGGTCGCAGATCACCGACATCCGCCGCGTGAAGGTCGCCGTGCGCGAGGCCACCCAGACGTACGCCGGTCTGATCGCCGCCGGGGCGCAACTGAAGTACCTGAACGTGGGCGGCGGCCTGGGCGTCGACTACGACGGCTCCAAGACCACCTTCTACGCCAGCATGAACTACACCGTCCGCGAGTACGCCGCCGACATCGTGTACACCGTGCAGGAAGTCTGCAAGGCCCGCAACGTCCCGGAACCCGTGATCGTGTCCGAATCCGGCCGGGCACTGACCGCGCACCACGCCGTGCTGATCCTGCCCGTCGTGGATGTCACCGGCCCCACCCGCGACCTCGAGGATCTCGCCCCCGCCGACGAGAACAGCCACCAGATCGTCAAGGACATGGAAGACATCCTGGCGAACATCACGGCCCGCAACTACCGCGAGTCGTACAACGACGCCGTCGGCGACAAGCAGACGCTGCACAACCTGTTCGACCTGGGCTACGTGACCCTGCCCGACCGGGCGCGCGGCGAGGCGCTGTTCAACGCCATCCTCCGCAAGATCGCCAGACTCATCCAGAACGAGAAGTACGTCCCGGACGAACTCGAAGACCTGCAGAAAGTCCTGGCGGACAAGTTCATCTGCAACTTCAGCCTGTTCCAGAGCCTCCCGGACAACTGGGCCATTCAGGCGCTCTTTCCCATCGTGCCGCTCGACCGCCTGAACGAGAAACCCACCCGTCAGGCGACCATCGTGGACATCACCTGCGACAGCGACGGCAAGATCGAGAAGTTCATCGACCTGCGCGACGTGAAAGCCACCCTGCCGCTGCACGAACCCGGCGACCGCCCCTACTACCTGGGCGTGTTCCTGATGGGCGCGTACCAGGACGTGCTGGGCAGCGCGCACAACCTGTTCGGCAAGGTCAGCGAGGCCCACGTGACCGTCCGCCCCGGCGGGAAGTACCACATCGACCTGTTCGTGCGCGGCCAGAAGGCGCGGCGCATGATCGAATCCATGGGCTACGAGGAACCCATGCTGCGCGACGCCATCGAGGATCAGGCCGACGCCGCCATCAAACTCGGCACCCTGACCGGCGAGCAGGAACAGGAGATGCTCGACGATTACGGCGAGGAACTGCTGGGCTACACGTACCTCGAATACGAGAACTGAAGGCTGTGAGACAGCGGCGCGGCGGCCTCCGGGGGTGATTCCCCGGGGGCCGCCGCGCTCCGTGGGCAGGGGCCGCGCGGGGCGCAACGTGAGCTGAGGGCAGCGGCGCAGGTGCCGGACGCGCTACCCTGTACGTTATGTCGGACGCTTTACTTACGCTGGAAATCGAGAAACTTGTTGCGGGGGGGCTGGGGCTCGCCCGGGATGAGTCCGGCGTGGTGCTGGTCCGCGGGGCGCTGCCCGGCGAGCAGGTCACGGCCCGCGTGCGCGCCGGGAAGGGCGTACGCCAGGGCCAGACGGTCGAGGTGCTGCGCCGCAGTCCCGCCCGCGTGGACGGCCCGGAACTGCCCACCGCCGACCTGGCGCACGCCACGTACGAGGCGCAACTGGACTTCAAACGCGCCTTCGTGCAGGAGGCCCTGAGCCGCATCGCGAAGGTGCAGCACGGCGTGGCCGCCACCGTCCCCAGCCCCGAGGCGTGGGGGTACCGCAACACCGCGCAGTACCTCGTGACGCCCGGCGGGCTGGCGTACCGCGAGCGGCGCGGCAGCGAACCGCTGGTCGTGCAAAAGGACCCGCTGGTCATGCCGCAGATTCAGGCCGTCATGGACCGCATCGACCCCACGCTGCTGGACCCCGCCACCGAGGTCGCGTTCCGCGCCAGCCGCCTGACCGGCGAGGTCGTCGCCGCGCTGATCGGGCCGGGCGAGACCCGCCAGTACCTGCGCGCCAGCGACCACCTGATGGAAGCCGGCGTGGTCGGCGTGTCCCTGGCGCAACCCGCCGGGAAACGCTTCAGCGCCGGGGTGCGCCTGATCGCCGGGGAAAGCGAGATCCGCGAGCAGTTCGGGCAGGTGCAGGTCAGCGTGTCCGCCACGGGCTTCGCGCAGGTGAACCCGCAGGCCGCCGGACTGGCCTACGAACGGGCCGCCGAACTGGCCGGGAAGGGCGAGCACGCCGTGGACCTGTACGGCGGGGCCGGCGCGATCGGCCGTCACCTCGCCCCGAACTTCCGCCGCGTGACCGTGCTGGACGCCGCGCCCGAGGCGCTCGCCCGCGGCCGCCAGGACGTGGCTGTCAGCGGCGAGAGCAACGTCACCTTCCGCAGCGGCGACGCGGCGCGCTTCAGCGAACTGGGCACCGACGTGATCGTCGTGGACCCGCCCCGCGCCGGACTGGAGGAGGGCGCGCGCGAGCACATCAACTCCAGCACCGCCGACCGCCTCGTGTACGTGTCCTGCGACCCGGCCACCTGGGCGCGCGACGTGGGCGACCTCGTGCGGCGCGGCTGGAAACTCGCGGAAGTCATCCCGCACGACTTCTACCCGCAGACCAGCCACGTGGAGATCGTCAGCGTCCTGAACCGCTGATCTGACTGGCTCTGCGCGCCGCCTGCCTTCCCGCTCCCGGAAGGAGGCGGCGCGCTTCTGCCGACCGGGCCGCGCACCTTCATGAAGAAACGAATGAAAGACGGTGCCCGGTCCACGCGGCGGCCCGTGCGCTAACCTGCGCCGCGTGATCCGCCGCCCGCGCCCTGCCTCCGCCCTGCCCTGTTCGTCCCTGGCCGCATGAAGCGTCCCGCCCTGATCCTGCTGCTGCTGCCGCTGCTGAGCGGCTGCCAGGACCGCGAGGCCCGCGCGCAGAACGCCGACCTGACCCGCCGCGTCGAGGCGCTGGAACGGCAACTGAACGCCGTGCAGACCGTCCAGCAGAAAGACCCCCTGACCGACGCGGGCCGCGTGACCACCCAGGCCGCCGCGCAGAACTGCGCAAACAGCCTGACCCGCGAACTCGAAACGTTCCGGCAGAACAGCATCGACCGCGCGTACCCCACACCCGCCCAGCTGGACCTGCCGGACGCCTGCGTGGACCAGCGCGTGAACTGGCTGCGGCAGGACACCGCGCAGTACACCTTCACCGTCACGGACCGCCAGGGCCGCGAACTGGCCCGGCAGACCAGCCAGGGCGGCTCCTGATACGGACTCCGATTGAATGGCTTTAAAAGCTATTCAATCCGAGCGGAGCGAGTAGGAGTCGAAGCGGGTTCCGGACGTGGAGTTGGCAACCCGGCGCCCTTCCGGGTTGTCAACGAAATAAACGGAATCCGTATGACCAGCCGCGCCACGGGACGCCGCGCCACGGCGCCACGGGATGCTACGGGGCGTTCAGGGTGCGGCGCAGGGCGACGGGCGCGTCGCTGCGGTCCTCTTCCAGCGCAATGCCGAAGGTCGTGACCTGCGTGCCGGTGAAGCCCAGCACGACCGCCCACACCAGTTCCGGCGCTTTCTCGAAGGCGGCGCTGCGCACGTAGAACACCTCGGGGCCGCGCGTGAAGGTGCGTTCCTGCACGACCTGCCGTTCCGGGCCGTACTGCGCCAGTCCGTCCCGCCGGAACGACCGGAAGGACTCCAGGGTGCCCCACTGCGACCGCACGCCCGGCGAGAACGCCCCCCACAACCCGTCGAGCCGCACGGCGTAGAAGTCCCGCAGCAGCGTCCGGCCGCGCGTCATGGCGGCCTGCTCGGCAGCGCTGGCCCGCGCCGGGGCGGCTGCCTTCGCTGCGGCGGACGCTGACGTTCCGGGCGCGGCCCGTGCCGCCGGGGCCGTCAGGAGCGCGGCGCCCAGCAGCAGGGCCAGCGGTGCCAGCCGGACGGGGAACGCGGGCCTGCGTGCAGGGTTCATGCCCCAGCGTAGGCCCGCGCCCGCCCGGCCGGGTGTCAGCGAGGCGACGATTGTGGGGGGCGCGGGCCGCTCTCTTCAGGAACGCTCAAGTCCTTGGTGGGGGCAGGTCCGTGGCGGGGACCAGTCCCTCGAGAATCACCACGGCCGAGGCGTGCTCCTTCGTGTGCGTCAGGGTCAGGTGCGCCGCCCAGCCCTGCTCGCGCATGTGCTGCGCGATGTGCGGCGCGAATTCCAGATGCGGGCGCGCGAACGGGA encodes:
- a CDS encoding class I SAM-dependent RNA methyltransferase produces the protein MSDALLTLEIEKLVAGGLGLARDESGVVLVRGALPGEQVTARVRAGKGVRQGQTVEVLRRSPARVDGPELPTADLAHATYEAQLDFKRAFVQEALSRIAKVQHGVAATVPSPEAWGYRNTAQYLVTPGGLAYRERRGSEPLVVQKDPLVMPQIQAVMDRIDPTLLDPATEVAFRASRLTGEVVAALIGPGETRQYLRASDHLMEAGVVGVSLAQPAGKRFSAGVRLIAGESEIREQFGQVQVSVSATGFAQVNPQAAGLAYERAAELAGKGEHAVDLYGGAGAIGRHLAPNFRRVTVLDAAPEALARGRQDVAVSGESNVTFRSGDAARFSELGTDVIVVDPPRAGLEEGAREHINSSTADRLVYVSCDPATWARDVGDLVRRGWKLAEVIPHDFYPQTSHVEIVSVLNR
- the speA gene encoding biosynthetic arginine decarboxylase, which codes for MTTPSIFSTTDAAELYQVPNWSGGWFRVSDKGQVEVTPTPGLHAPLRAIVDEIVDRGESLPVILRFPQVITGRVKHLNESFQAAIQEYGYTGHYQGVFPIKVNQRRMVVESVAAAGYDYAHGLEAGSKAELALCLAQKMHPDALLCCNGFKDDGFIKLALWGRTLGKNVVITIEKYSELDRILKQAKALGVRPAMGVRFKLHARGSGQWEESGGDQAKFGLNAYELLRVVERLREEDMLDTLVMLHTHIGSQITDIRRVKVAVREATQTYAGLIAAGAQLKYLNVGGGLGVDYDGSKTTFYASMNYTVREYAADIVYTVQEVCKARNVPEPVIVSESGRALTAHHAVLILPVVDVTGPTRDLEDLAPADENSHQIVKDMEDILANITARNYRESYNDAVGDKQTLHNLFDLGYVTLPDRARGEALFNAILRKIARLIQNEKYVPDELEDLQKVLADKFICNFSLFQSLPDNWAIQALFPIVPLDRLNEKPTRQATIVDITCDSDGKIEKFIDLRDVKATLPLHEPGDRPYYLGVFLMGAYQDVLGSAHNLFGKVSEAHVTVRPGGKYHIDLFVRGQKARRMIESMGYEEPMLRDAIEDQADAAIKLGTLTGEQEQEMLDDYGEELLGYTYLEYEN